One stretch of Chitinophaga pendula DNA includes these proteins:
- a CDS encoding SusC/RagA family TonB-linked outer membrane protein — MKSQSLLSILAWCSIMLLSLAQQSLAQGKVISGKVSDDQSGDLLPGVTVMVKGTNTGTITAPDGTFKLNINNNASTLVFSFVGYDNKEIAIGNETVFNVTLKNGKALEEVVVVGYGTQRKKDVTGAVTKISTKEFNTGVIANPLQQVQGKVAGLVIVQPGADPNSSMTVRLRGSTSLQGQPPLLVIDGVAMDDFNRGINSVAPGDIESYDILRDASSAAIYGARGANGVIIITTKRGRSGKASLEYSAFAAVERVSNRLKMLSADEWRKAVSDLGLSNAADKGANTDWQKEITRDAVSHSHNLSVSGGSDKLNYRASFNYLKQDGVVRNTGKELLTGRINVNQKALNDRLTINYQLNTSLTKRDLLPDQRDFAKEDGSTIFNLTYNYLPVYPVRNSDGSYFQLIDFELENPVARLNQIYHKKRENFTQGSAKIDYQVAQGLTLGTLLANSRTNELEDYFEPRIPEKNNKSYASKINFDKVFTTFDVHANLKRTFGKHNIDITGVYEYNKYVNQGFQAGARGFLLPDLLNNNLGLNTDIQPNDIASFKDENLLISFLGRVVYNYADKYLVTFNFRRDGSSRFGSNHRWGNFPSAAVAWRISGEEFMKKVTVVNDLKFRINYGTTGNQEDIGQYPYQLLYGNVGAYYNNGNVSNGYGITQLNNPDLKWEVRQSFNIGLDFSLFNSRLNGTVDVFNDRTKDLLFQYDLPQPPFLTNRVIANAANATNKGIEVTLNGDIIRSKNFTWNASLNVASLRNKITNLSGKFQGADLSITARNYGFADGRGLSNAYVTRLIVGQPAGVFWLHHFEGLDANGKQLFTDYQDGKRVGTTTSPTDDDRIYIDPTPKFTYGFTSNFSFKQFDLSFFLRGVSGAKIFTNTLLNLESVTRLPGNNVTKDALSNGFKEQPQPSDYWLRNASYLRMENLTLGYNFKANAIKGINSFRIYVASNNLFVITKYPGIDPEVKVDGNKRYIDRNYYPKTRSFSFGVNVNF; from the coding sequence ATGAAATCCCAAAGTTTACTAAGCATTCTTGCCTGGTGTTCTATTATGTTACTTTCCCTTGCACAGCAAAGTCTGGCGCAAGGGAAAGTAATCTCGGGAAAGGTTAGCGATGACCAATCCGGAGATCTGTTACCAGGGGTAACCGTAATGGTAAAAGGCACCAACACAGGTACTATCACTGCTCCGGATGGTACATTTAAATTAAACATTAACAACAATGCCTCTACGTTAGTATTCTCTTTTGTTGGTTATGATAACAAAGAGATTGCTATCGGTAATGAAACCGTTTTCAATGTAACGTTGAAGAATGGTAAAGCACTGGAGGAAGTAGTGGTGGTTGGTTATGGTACACAGCGTAAGAAAGATGTGACCGGTGCTGTAACCAAGATCAGTACGAAGGAATTCAATACCGGTGTTATCGCTAACCCGTTGCAGCAGGTGCAGGGTAAGGTAGCAGGTTTGGTTATTGTGCAGCCCGGTGCTGATCCGAACTCCAGTATGACGGTGCGTTTAAGAGGATCTACTTCTCTGCAGGGACAACCGCCGCTGCTGGTGATAGATGGTGTTGCCATGGATGATTTTAACCGAGGTATCAACTCTGTTGCACCTGGAGATATTGAATCTTATGACATATTAAGGGATGCATCTTCTGCTGCGATCTATGGTGCACGTGGTGCCAATGGTGTTATCATTATTACCACCAAGCGTGGCCGTAGCGGTAAGGCTTCTTTGGAATACAGCGCTTTTGCAGCGGTGGAGCGTGTATCCAACCGGTTGAAAATGCTAAGTGCGGATGAATGGCGGAAAGCGGTATCGGATCTGGGTTTGAGTAACGCAGCTGATAAAGGCGCCAACACAGACTGGCAGAAAGAGATTACCCGGGATGCGGTGTCTCACTCCCATAACCTATCTGTAAGTGGCGGCTCTGATAAGCTGAACTACCGTGCTTCCTTTAACTATCTCAAGCAAGACGGTGTAGTGAGGAATACGGGTAAAGAACTGCTGACAGGCCGTATCAACGTGAATCAGAAGGCGCTGAACGACCGGCTTACCATCAACTACCAGCTGAACACCAGCCTGACCAAACGTGATCTGCTGCCGGATCAGCGCGACTTCGCAAAAGAAGATGGTAGTACTATCTTTAACCTCACCTATAACTATCTTCCTGTATATCCTGTCAGGAATTCCGACGGCTCCTATTTTCAGCTGATAGACTTTGAGCTGGAGAACCCGGTAGCCAGGCTGAACCAAATCTATCATAAGAAACGGGAGAACTTTACCCAGGGTTCTGCTAAAATAGATTATCAGGTGGCACAGGGGCTTACGCTAGGTACGTTGCTTGCCAACTCCCGTACCAATGAGTTGGAAGACTATTTTGAACCACGTATCCCGGAGAAAAATAACAAGTCATATGCGTCGAAGATCAACTTCGATAAGGTATTTACCACCTTTGATGTGCACGCTAACCTTAAGCGGACTTTCGGCAAACATAACATCGATATTACGGGTGTGTATGAATATAATAAGTATGTGAACCAGGGATTTCAGGCAGGTGCGAGAGGTTTCCTGCTGCCGGATCTCCTGAATAATAACCTGGGGTTGAATACGGATATCCAGCCGAATGACATTGCTTCTTTTAAGGATGAGAACCTGTTGATATCCTTTTTAGGACGTGTGGTGTACAACTATGCGGATAAATATCTCGTGACTTTCAACTTCCGCAGAGACGGTTCTTCCCGCTTTGGCAGCAATCATCGTTGGGGTAATTTCCCCTCTGCGGCGGTAGCCTGGCGTATAAGCGGAGAAGAATTTATGAAGAAAGTGACGGTGGTCAATGACCTGAAGTTCCGTATCAACTACGGTACTACGGGTAACCAGGAAGATATCGGCCAGTATCCTTATCAGCTGTTGTATGGAAATGTAGGAGCATATTACAACAATGGTAATGTGTCGAACGGTTATGGTATCACCCAGTTGAATAACCCCGATCTGAAATGGGAGGTACGACAATCGTTTAACATTGGTTTAGACTTTTCCTTGTTTAACAGCCGGTTGAATGGTACGGTGGATGTGTTTAACGACAGGACGAAAGACCTGCTGTTCCAATACGACCTGCCGCAACCGCCTTTCCTGACGAACCGTGTGATCGCGAATGCGGCTAATGCAACGAATAAGGGGATTGAGGTAACATTGAACGGTGACATTATCAGGAGTAAAAACTTTACCTGGAATGCTTCACTTAACGTGGCTTCCCTGCGTAACAAGATCACTAACCTATCCGGTAAATTCCAGGGTGCTGACTTGTCTATTACAGCGCGTAACTATGGATTTGCAGATGGGCGTGGGCTTTCGAATGCTTACGTAACCCGGTTGATCGTAGGACAACCTGCGGGCGTATTCTGGCTGCATCATTTTGAAGGATTGGATGCAAACGGTAAGCAGCTATTCACCGACTACCAGGATGGTAAGCGGGTGGGGACTACTACCAGCCCGACAGATGATGACCGCATTTACATTGACCCTACGCCTAAGTTCACATATGGTTTTACCAGTAACTTCTCCTTTAAACAGTTTGATCTCAGTTTCTTCCTGCGAGGCGTAAGTGGTGCGAAGATATTCACCAACACCTTACTGAACCTGGAGAGTGTTACCCGTTTGCCGGGGAACAATGTTACCAAAGATGCGCTTAGTAATGGATTTAAGGAGCAGCCGCAACCCTCTGACTATTGGCTGCGAAATGCTTCTTATCTCAGAATGGAAAACTTGACGCTGGGATATAACTTCAAGGCTAATGCAATAAAAGGTATCAACTCCTTCCGTATTTATGTGGCATCGAACAATCTGTTTGTGATCACCAAGTATCCAGGGATAGATCCTGAAGTAAAAGTGGATGGTAACAAGCGATACATTGATCGTAACTACTATCCGAAGACCCGATCTTTCTCATTTGGAGTGAACGTGAATTTTTAA
- a CDS encoding NUDIX hydrolase, translated as MLSTQSKNINKHFSEIRDYFKIAISVDCVIFGFDNSELKVLLIKSDLEEFKGKWSLVGNIVHPDEELDVAAYRVLKDRTGLENLYMEQVQSFGRVRRHPAGRVVTIAYYSLVNIEHYDIQGGDYDLHWHSVKDIQQLAFDHKEILDVCYERLQRKVIEHPIVFNLLPRKFSLRELQCLYESILDVKLDRRNFRKKFLSTGLLTDLNEEEEDVPHRPARLYEFNAEKFDPRRKGYLGIDF; from the coding sequence ATGTTATCAACGCAGAGCAAAAACATTAACAAGCATTTTTCCGAGATCAGGGATTATTTTAAGATCGCCATCTCTGTGGATTGTGTCATTTTCGGTTTTGACAACAGCGAGTTGAAAGTACTGCTGATCAAGTCTGACCTGGAGGAATTCAAAGGTAAATGGTCGTTGGTGGGCAATATTGTCCATCCGGACGAAGAGCTGGATGTAGCGGCCTACCGGGTACTCAAGGACAGGACGGGGCTGGAGAACCTGTATATGGAGCAGGTACAGTCGTTTGGTCGGGTAAGGCGTCATCCGGCGGGGAGAGTCGTCACGATCGCGTACTATTCGCTGGTCAATATTGAGCATTATGACATACAGGGAGGGGATTATGATCTGCATTGGCATTCGGTGAAGGATATCCAGCAGTTGGCATTTGACCACAAGGAGATCCTCGATGTATGTTACGAGCGATTACAACGCAAGGTAATTGAGCATCCTATTGTATTCAACCTGCTACCACGTAAGTTCTCTCTACGGGAGTTGCAGTGTCTTTATGAATCGATATTGGATGTAAAGCTGGACCGCCGGAACTTCCGGAAGAAGTTTCTGTCTACGGGATTGTTGACGGACTTAAATGAAGAGGAGGAAGATGTGCCACATCGTCCTGCGAGATTATATGAGTTCAATGCAGAGAAGTTTGACCCCAGGAGAAAAGGATATTTAGGCATCGATTTCTAG
- a CDS encoding amidohydrolase, with amino-acid sequence MKSISGILLLGALFACNTRQQADLIIHHATIYTVDSAFGKVSAMAVKDGKILATGSSEDILARYDAKEVKDVQGAFVYPGFIDAHAHFQGYGYASQQVALEGTKSWEAVLDKVKTFAAAHPRGWIVGRGWDQNDWQDKVFPDKAALDSLFPDRPVALGRVDGHAAIANQAALQLAGIQPGQQVAGGEIEMRQGKLTGILVDNAVRLLLEKLPAPDVQQQSEALLAAERNCFAAGLTSVTDCGLMYNDVSVIDSLQQAGKLKMRIYVMLSDVPVNYDRYLKRGPYKTAHLNVGGFKCYADGALGSRGACLIHAYTDRPGWVGFLLKDKAYFEERAEKLVNTGFQMCTHAIGDSANREILRIYAKVLKGKNDRRWRIEHAQVVDSADFALFGNYNIVPSVQPTHATSDMYWAAERLGPVRVKEAYAYQQLLQQNGWIPLGTDFPVEDINPLKTFLAATARMDASGYPQGGFQPENALSRQDALRGMTIWAAKAGFEEHEKGSLEKGKYADFVVLDQDLLVIPYDKVLKTRVVATYSGGKAVYERGAGK; translated from the coding sequence ATGAAATCAATATCCGGCATCCTGTTACTAGGAGCTTTATTTGCCTGTAATACCCGTCAGCAGGCGGACCTTATCATACATCATGCGACTATTTATACGGTTGATTCGGCCTTTGGCAAAGTTAGTGCTATGGCTGTGAAAGACGGTAAGATATTGGCGACGGGCAGTTCGGAGGATATATTGGCCCGGTATGATGCGAAGGAGGTGAAGGATGTGCAAGGGGCTTTTGTGTATCCCGGCTTTATTGATGCGCACGCGCATTTCCAGGGTTATGGTTATGCCTCGCAGCAGGTGGCGCTGGAAGGGACGAAGAGTTGGGAGGCGGTATTGGATAAGGTGAAAACATTTGCCGCTGCGCATCCTAGGGGATGGATCGTTGGGAGGGGATGGGATCAGAATGATTGGCAGGATAAGGTATTTCCGGATAAGGCGGCATTGGACAGTTTATTTCCTGACCGGCCGGTAGCGTTGGGGAGAGTGGATGGTCATGCGGCTATTGCCAACCAGGCGGCGTTGCAGCTGGCGGGTATACAGCCCGGGCAGCAGGTAGCAGGCGGCGAGATAGAGATGCGGCAGGGGAAACTGACCGGTATATTGGTGGATAATGCGGTGCGGCTATTGCTGGAGAAGCTGCCTGCTCCTGATGTACAGCAACAATCGGAGGCGTTGCTGGCAGCGGAGCGTAATTGTTTTGCGGCAGGATTGACCTCTGTGACGGATTGCGGATTGATGTACAATGATGTATCGGTGATTGACAGTCTGCAGCAGGCGGGTAAGTTGAAGATGCGTATTTATGTGATGCTTTCGGATGTACCAGTGAACTATGACCGTTATTTGAAGCGGGGGCCTTATAAAACGGCTCATCTTAATGTAGGTGGTTTTAAATGTTATGCTGACGGAGCCTTAGGGTCGCGTGGAGCATGTTTGATACATGCATATACGGACCGTCCGGGTTGGGTAGGTTTCCTGCTGAAGGATAAGGCTTATTTTGAGGAACGTGCGGAAAAGCTGGTGAATACTGGTTTTCAGATGTGTACACATGCTATAGGCGATTCTGCGAACCGGGAGATATTGCGTATATACGCGAAAGTGTTGAAAGGGAAGAATGACCGGAGATGGCGTATAGAGCATGCGCAGGTGGTGGATAGTGCTGACTTTGCGCTCTTTGGTAATTACAACATTGTTCCATCTGTGCAGCCTACCCATGCGACCTCTGATATGTATTGGGCTGCTGAGCGGCTGGGGCCGGTACGTGTGAAGGAGGCCTATGCTTATCAGCAGTTATTGCAGCAGAATGGATGGATACCGTTGGGGACTGATTTTCCGGTAGAGGATATTAATCCGTTGAAGACTTTTCTGGCGGCGACTGCCCGTATGGATGCTTCGGGGTATCCGCAGGGAGGGTTTCAGCCGGAGAATGCATTAAGCCGGCAGGATGCGTTGCGGGGGATGACGATATGGGCGGCCAAGGCTGGATTTGAGGAGCATGAGAAGGGGAGTTTGGAGAAAGGAAAGTATGCGGACTTTGTAGTCCTGGATCAGGACCTGTTGGTAATACCATATGATAAAGTGCTGAAAACGCGGGTGGTGGCTACTTATAGTGGTGGGAAGGCTGTTTATGAGCGTGGAGCAGGAAAATAA
- the ligA gene encoding NAD-dependent DNA ligase LigA: MYTKEIEITLAQLAKDLLAKLQQDQLLQDNNATMEALRRVITYNDWRYYVQSDPVLSDYEYDQLFAWLKKLEVENPHLVSPDSPTQRVALGLTKNFPTVQHLVPMLSLENSYDADDLNDWDRKNREISALSEIEYCIEPKFDGASISLIYENDQLVRGATRGDGVAGDDITTNIKQIRSIPLSANFSSFGIHTIEIRGEVLINKNTFKAFNEQRAADNLPPLANPRNAASGSLRMVDPREVAKRGLEAFLYHMSYHTMEPGTTAPKEIKTHSNTLDLLSNLGFRSPAKEKKVLKGIQAVIDYCNAFETERDNLPYEIDGMVIKVNDYELQDKMGMTTHHPRWAMAYKFRARQATSKLRKVEFQVGRTGSITPVAKIDPVPIGGVTVGSISLFNEDVVREKDLMIGDTVLVERAGDVIPYIVKSIADLRDGAEAPIVFPTHCPVCKDPLYKPEGESVWRCVNINCEAQVVERIIHFVSKDAMDIRSFGESNVRKFYQLGLLKDIPGIYELDFSKLEQLEGFGKKSLSNLQSAIEQSKTQPLHRLIFGLGIRYVGETTAKTLANSVSHLLELKDRSEEAILALEDIGPKVAGSIRQFFSIHDNIHMLEKLEQLGISLTNTKGSLSAEGTLSGQTFLFTGTLHKLKRSDAEEMVEQQGGKILSGVSSKLNYLIVGDDAGSKLEKAKKINTIKILTEDEFLKLIQ; the protein is encoded by the coding sequence ATGTATACAAAGGAAATAGAAATCACCCTCGCGCAGCTGGCAAAAGACCTGCTGGCAAAATTACAGCAGGACCAGTTATTACAGGATAACAACGCCACCATGGAAGCCCTGCGCCGCGTGATCACCTATAATGACTGGAGATATTACGTACAGAGCGATCCGGTACTCAGCGATTATGAATACGATCAGCTGTTCGCCTGGCTCAAAAAACTGGAGGTAGAAAACCCTCACCTCGTCAGCCCCGACTCCCCTACTCAACGGGTCGCACTGGGCCTTACCAAAAACTTCCCCACCGTACAACATCTCGTGCCAATGCTCAGCCTCGAGAACTCCTACGATGCCGACGACCTCAACGACTGGGATCGTAAAAATCGCGAGATCAGTGCCCTCTCCGAGATCGAATACTGTATCGAACCTAAATTCGATGGCGCCAGCATCTCCCTGATCTATGAAAATGATCAATTGGTACGGGGCGCCACCCGCGGTGATGGCGTAGCCGGCGACGACATCACCACCAATATCAAACAGATACGATCCATCCCCCTGTCTGCCAACTTCTCCTCCTTCGGCATACATACCATCGAAATAAGAGGCGAAGTGCTGATCAATAAAAATACCTTCAAAGCATTCAACGAACAGCGTGCCGCCGACAACCTCCCGCCACTGGCAAATCCCCGCAACGCCGCCTCCGGCTCCCTCCGCATGGTAGATCCCCGCGAAGTAGCCAAACGAGGCCTCGAAGCATTCCTCTATCATATGAGCTATCATACCATGGAGCCGGGAACGACAGCACCCAAAGAAATAAAAACCCATAGCAATACACTCGACCTCCTCTCCAACCTAGGCTTCCGCAGCCCCGCCAAAGAAAAGAAGGTCCTCAAAGGCATACAGGCCGTCATCGACTATTGCAACGCATTCGAAACCGAACGCGATAACCTGCCCTACGAAATAGATGGCATGGTCATCAAAGTCAATGACTACGAACTGCAAGATAAAATGGGCATGACCACCCACCACCCCAGGTGGGCTATGGCCTACAAATTCAGAGCCCGCCAGGCTACCAGCAAACTACGCAAAGTAGAATTCCAGGTAGGCCGCACCGGCTCCATCACACCGGTAGCCAAGATAGACCCCGTTCCCATCGGCGGCGTAACCGTAGGCTCCATCTCCCTCTTCAATGAAGACGTAGTACGCGAAAAAGATCTCATGATCGGCGATACCGTCCTCGTAGAAAGAGCCGGCGACGTAATCCCCTACATCGTTAAGTCGATCGCCGACCTACGCGATGGCGCCGAAGCACCCATCGTATTCCCGACACATTGCCCCGTTTGTAAAGACCCCCTCTACAAACCCGAAGGAGAAAGCGTATGGCGCTGCGTCAACATCAACTGTGAAGCACAAGTCGTAGAACGCATCATCCACTTCGTCAGCAAAGATGCCATGGATATCCGCAGCTTCGGCGAAAGCAACGTGCGCAAGTTCTACCAGCTTGGCCTGCTCAAAGACATACCGGGCATCTATGAACTGGACTTCAGCAAACTCGAACAACTGGAGGGCTTTGGCAAAAAATCACTGTCCAATCTGCAATCCGCTATCGAACAATCCAAAACACAACCCCTCCACCGCCTCATATTCGGACTGGGCATTAGATACGTAGGCGAGACCACCGCCAAAACATTGGCCAACTCCGTCTCCCACCTGCTAGAACTTAAAGACCGCTCCGAAGAAGCCATCCTCGCACTCGAAGATATCGGCCCTAAAGTAGCCGGCTCCATCCGCCAGTTCTTCAGCATCCATGATAACATCCATATGCTCGAAAAACTGGAACAACTGGGTATCAGCCTGACCAATACCAAAGGATCCCTCAGCGCCGAAGGCACCCTCAGCGGACAAACATTCCTCTTCACCGGCACCCTTCATAAACTCAAACGTAGCGATGCCGAAGAAATGGTTGAACAGCAGGGTGGCAAAATCCTCAGCGGCGTCAGCAGCAAACTCAATTACCTCATCGTTGGCGATGATGCCGGCAGCAAACTGGAAAAAGCCAAAAAAATCAATACCATTAAGATCCTGACAGAAGATGAGTTCCTTAAACTCATTCAATAA
- a CDS encoding nucleoside deaminase has translation MTDEHYMQQALREARLAFDKGEVPIGAIVVQSGQIIGRGHNQVELLNDCTAHAEMLALTAAFNTLGSKYLMEATLYVTLEPCLMCAGALYWSKIGRIVYAAADEKNSYRRSTGDNSPFHPKTKLEKGPCEEQSLQLVKTFFTQRRK, from the coding sequence ATGACAGATGAACACTACATGCAGCAGGCCCTCCGGGAAGCCCGCCTCGCATTCGACAAAGGAGAAGTACCCATAGGCGCTATAGTCGTACAAAGCGGACAAATCATCGGCAGAGGCCACAACCAGGTCGAACTGCTCAATGACTGTACCGCCCATGCTGAAATGTTAGCACTCACAGCAGCTTTCAATACACTTGGCAGCAAATACCTGATGGAAGCAACCCTCTACGTCACACTGGAACCTTGCCTCATGTGCGCCGGCGCACTCTATTGGAGCAAAATAGGCCGTATCGTATACGCCGCAGCAGACGAAAAGAACAGCTATCGCCGCAGCACCGGCGACAACTCCCCCTTCCATCCAAAAACCAAACTGGAAAAAGGCCCTTGTGAAGAACAAAGCCTGCAACTCGTGAAGACCTTCTTCACCCAACGCAGGAAATAG
- a CDS encoding TIGR00730 family Rossman fold protein encodes MKSITVFCGSSSGNDRIYEEQAYLLGKTLATQNIIVVYGGARVGLMGAVANGALEAGGKVIGVLPHFLGSKEIAHTGLTQLIMVDTMHERKTKMHELSDGVIALPGGFGTMEEFFEMLTWAQLGLHKYPVALLNINGFYDGLLQLTDNMTQAGLLKPINRDMMLSADNIPVLLALMEAYKAPNVPKWISSEEKT; translated from the coding sequence ATGAAAAGCATTACCGTATTCTGTGGCTCCAGCTCAGGCAACGACAGGATATATGAAGAACAAGCCTACCTCTTAGGCAAAACACTGGCTACACAAAATATCATTGTAGTATACGGTGGCGCCCGAGTAGGCCTCATGGGCGCCGTCGCCAACGGCGCACTCGAAGCTGGCGGAAAAGTGATCGGCGTACTGCCACACTTCCTCGGCAGCAAAGAGATCGCTCATACCGGCCTCACACAACTCATCATGGTAGATACCATGCATGAACGTAAAACCAAAATGCACGAACTCTCCGATGGCGTCATCGCACTCCCCGGCGGATTCGGCACCATGGAAGAATTTTTCGAAATGCTCACTTGGGCCCAGCTGGGACTACATAAATACCCGGTAGCATTACTCAATATCAATGGCTTCTACGATGGCCTCCTGCAACTCACAGACAACATGACGCAGGCCGGCCTCCTCAAACCCATCAACCGCGACATGATGCTGTCTGCAGACAATATCCCCGTATTACTTGCCTTGATGGAAGCCTATAAAGCTCCCAATGTCCCCAAGTGGATATCCTCCGAAGAAAAAACCTGA
- a CDS encoding glycoside hydrolase family 43 protein, translating to MKKYVLSGLCSIIMYASAAAQAPAPKKTSGNPVFPGWYADPEGIVFGKQYWIFPTYSARYEEQVFFDAFSSKDLVNWKKHKHILDTQHVSWAKIAMWAPAVVEKDKRYYLFFGANDIHNPKKEVGGIGVAVSDKPQGPYKDYLGKPLIGEIYNGAQPIDQFVFKDKDGQYYIIYGGWGHCNIARLKPDFTGLLPFPDGTTYKEITPEKYVEGPFMFIRNGKYYFMWSEGGWGSPDYSVSYAIADSPMGPFKRLDKILQQDPEVATSAGHHSVIQVPGKDKWYIVYHRRPLGDTHRDHRATCIDEMHFDNNGRILPVKMTKDGVQAQPL from the coding sequence ATGAAGAAGTATGTTTTGTCTGGGCTTTGTTCCATCATCATGTATGCCTCCGCAGCCGCGCAAGCACCGGCTCCAAAGAAGACGTCCGGCAACCCCGTGTTCCCGGGTTGGTACGCCGATCCCGAAGGCATCGTCTTTGGCAAACAGTATTGGATATTTCCTACTTACTCCGCACGGTACGAAGAGCAGGTATTCTTCGACGCCTTCTCTTCCAAAGACCTCGTAAACTGGAAAAAACACAAACACATATTGGATACCCAACACGTATCCTGGGCTAAAATAGCCATGTGGGCGCCCGCCGTCGTAGAGAAAGATAAACGTTACTACCTCTTCTTCGGCGCCAACGACATACACAATCCTAAAAAAGAGGTCGGCGGTATAGGTGTAGCCGTAAGTGATAAACCACAAGGTCCCTATAAAGACTACCTGGGCAAACCCCTCATCGGCGAAATCTACAATGGCGCACAACCCATCGATCAGTTTGTATTTAAAGATAAAGATGGACAGTACTATATCATCTACGGCGGATGGGGACATTGCAACATCGCCCGGCTCAAACCCGATTTTACCGGCCTGCTCCCCTTCCCCGATGGTACCACCTACAAAGAGATCACACCGGAAAAATATGTAGAAGGGCCTTTTATGTTCATCCGCAACGGCAAATACTATTTCATGTGGTCAGAAGGCGGATGGGGCAGCCCCGACTACAGCGTCTCTTATGCCATCGCCGATTCCCCCATGGGCCCCTTCAAACGGCTGGATAAAATCCTGCAGCAGGACCCAGAGGTAGCTACCAGCGCCGGCCACCACTCCGTGATACAAGTACCTGGGAAAGACAAATGGTATATCGTCTATCACAGACGCCCCCTGGGCGATACACATCGCGACCACCGCGCCACCTGCATCGACGAAATGCACTTCGACAACAATGGCAGAATACTACCGGTGAAGATGACCAAAGACGGCGTACAAGCACAACCGTTATGA
- a CDS encoding SPFH domain-containing protein codes for MLNVFMMAGLLLVLLVILTSFVTVQQGTIAVTTIFGKYNRILSPGLNWKVPLIEKVFKRVSIQNRSVELEFQAITIDQANVYFKAMLLYSVWNQQEETIKNVAFKFMDERSFMQALVRTIEGSIRGFVATKRQAEVLGLRRDITEHVKEQIDKTLEDWGYHLQDLQMNDITFDDVIMKSMAQVVSSNNLKAAAENEGQALLITKTKAAEADGNAIKIAAEAERQAAQLRGQGVALFREEVAKGMTMAAKEMQQANLDTSVILFSMWTEAIKHFSENSKGNVIFLDGSSEGMEHTMHQMMGMNKLMEPQKGR; via the coding sequence ATGTTGAATGTATTTATGATGGCCGGCCTGTTGCTGGTATTGCTGGTCATACTGACCAGTTTTGTTACGGTACAGCAAGGTACGATTGCTGTGACCACTATTTTCGGAAAGTATAACCGGATACTTTCGCCGGGGTTGAACTGGAAGGTGCCGTTGATAGAAAAGGTGTTCAAGCGGGTATCGATCCAGAACCGGTCGGTAGAGTTAGAATTTCAGGCGATTACGATCGACCAGGCCAATGTATATTTTAAGGCGATGCTGTTGTATTCTGTATGGAACCAGCAGGAGGAGACGATCAAAAATGTGGCGTTCAAGTTTATGGATGAGCGTAGTTTCATGCAGGCGCTGGTGCGTACGATCGAGGGATCTATCCGAGGTTTTGTGGCTACCAAGCGCCAAGCGGAGGTATTAGGATTAAGGCGCGATATTACGGAGCATGTGAAGGAGCAGATTGACAAGACGCTGGAGGACTGGGGGTATCATTTGCAGGATCTGCAGATGAATGATATTACTTTTGATGATGTGATTATGAAGTCGATGGCGCAGGTGGTATCGTCTAATAACCTGAAGGCTGCGGCAGAGAATGAAGGGCAGGCATTACTGATTACGAAGACGAAAGCGGCGGAAGCGGATGGTAACGCGATCAAGATTGCGGCGGAAGCGGAGCGGCAAGCTGCGCAACTGCGTGGACAAGGGGTGGCATTGTTCCGTGAAGAGGTCGCTAAGGGTATGACTATGGCTGCCAAGGAGATGCAGCAGGCTAACCTGGATACCTCTGTTATCCTGTTTTCCATGTGGACGGAAGCGATCAAACATTTCTCTGAGAACTCCAAGGGGAATGTGATCTTCCTGGACGGTTCTTCTGAGGGGATGGAGCACACCATGCATCAGATGATGGGTATGAACAAGCTGATGGAGCCGCAGAAGGGCAGATAA